One window from the genome of Pungitius pungitius chromosome 14, fPunPun2.1, whole genome shotgun sequence encodes:
- the LOC119227363 gene encoding zinc finger protein 770-like isoform X1, giving the protein MHPCPVCLKSFPSPYKLRRHYVIHTGQKPFICATCGKCFTQSDHLKTHLQNVHHPRLPTDCLQEDIVPHNQQANDNNPAARINISSICNNNVMPSTVPSSVAFQPECKGDNVASKTGNPPQKMIVNDTVVTWSCISNVMDPITPEQVESADENTSVYHAQNGYTGTVCSKSYISSPHLWIQSPTHQPKELEWSEKSGPTFSKRANSKEHLQEKELSHSGGKMTLKHQCTICLKSFCSPSKLQRHSLIHTGQKPYSCTVCRKAFRQKVHLKSHLSSENRCSLSVGAERKKQRFFSSRQTSGLLLQPPLEQHPSGHRTHADSSVELELQCKISVNAVQDAVETEVKSEAAAKPEQSVHDSSQSRGTFERSDDPEQQDLTQKSLKPFQCMICNRSLCLEGDSRCHHKINRDQEELGSATIVQNSNNVEIRHFPEPNLPDPLDLNIIVKPESWSVDCTDYQDSHPPGCEVIPSARQQGEPRSDTSERNKIHRCQVCLKCFPSISKLQRHLMTHTGQRPFGCDMCSKRFRQKTHLRVHCRTHLWSRYHKQRSLYINRPPSRIGGLSRSAADVPVLEMLLQEQFETHSGRDVVSPKRPHSTLSMGILRSDNVESDNLSPRISKKSEVVRKASTVSVKRTQVAGPMQNPSNVQHNCFQCSKCFPSASKLERHEMVHTGLKPFHCVFCGKAFRQAAHLKTHQISHCERKPSRPVHQQENIRKLKGNRQRQPRISVRIPRQNLPVNKDGPLYNCDGTDGAEGRASLCARRAMSITKGSSLLKTNSKSNIPCKKRKVHSCRICSRSFAFPYKLSRHMATHSGTRPYKCTLCSNTYTQLGQLKVHEQRCGQGNRVSHCVEGDVGNTNHLQDEGLDDLTDCTDLNANATSDGHSFAEIGSTYFSEETHTEWLAVTEGLQEENNELEKKMRGDCGQTTYSYDQDKDHYSYSFPSELSLEIDKLVQNHNRAAPPFSQYKSNAHSVKVTCPPKGVMAVSDGNKLLKVEPVTSLVENQMQPENSWCEPLNGFEYDTRSASHESEDDLEQYFCLTNVQRKAKESVRENRCNICLKHFVSPSKLKRHFLIHTGLRPFRCDICGKTFTQSAHVRTHRLTH; this is encoded by the coding sequence ATGCATCCGTGTCCTGTTTGTCTAAAATCGTTCCCATCACCATATAAACTTAGGAGGCATTATGTCATCCACACTGGCCAGAAACCCTTCATCTGTGCAACCTGTGGAAAATGTTTCACACAGTCTGATCATTTAAAAACCCACCTGCAGAACGTCCACCACCCGAGGCTTCCAACAGACTGTCTACAGGAGGACATTGTACCTCATAACCAACAAGCAAATGATAATAACCCAGCTGCAAGGATTAACATATCCAGCATTTGTAATAACAATGTAATGCCTTCAACTGTGCCATCTTCTGTGGCCTTCCAGCCAGAGTGCAAAGGGGACAATGTGGCTTCCAAAACTGGAAATCCACCCCAAAAAATGATTGTAAATGATACCGTGGTGACTTGGAGCTGCATCTCAAATGTCATGGATCCAATAACTCCGGAGCAAGTTGAGTCTGCAGATGAAAACACATCCGTGTACCACGCCCAAAACGGATACACCGGCACGGTGTGCTCCAAGTCATATATTTCATCTCCTCACCTTTGGATTCAATCACCGACCCATCAACCAAAGGAATTAGAGTGGAGCGAAAAGTCAGGCCCGACTTTTTCTAAACGAGCCAATTCCAAAGAGCACCTGCAAGAAAAAGAATTGAGCCACAGCGGAGGtaaaatgactttaaaacacCAGTGTACCATATGTCTCAAAAGCTTCTGCTCGCCATCCAAATTACAACGGCACTCCCTTATTCACACAGGGCAGAAACCCTACTCATGCACGGTCTGCCGGAAAGCCTTCAGGCAGAAGGTACACTTAAAATCTCATCTTAGTTCGGAAAATAGATGTTCACTTTCTGTCGGTGCTGAAAGGAAGAAGCAACGTTTTTTTAGTAGCAGACAAACCTCAGGTCTGCTGCTTCAGCCGCCACTTGAGCAACATCCCTCCGGACATCGCACTCATGCGGATTCCTCCGTGGAGCTGGAACTACAGTGTAAAATAAGTGTAAATGCTGTGCAGGACGCGGTCGAGACTGAAGTCAAGTCCGAAGCAGCCGCAAAGCCAGAGCAATCAGTCCATGACAGCAGTCAGAGTCGGGGTACGTTCGAAAGGTCAGATGACCCAGAGCAGCAGGACCTAACGCAGAAATCCTTGAAACCATTTCAGTGCATGATCTGCAACAGGTCCTTGTGCTTAGAAGGTGACTCAAGATGTCATCATAAAATAAATCGGGACCAAGAAGAATTGGGATCTGCCACCATAgtgcaaaacagcaacaacGTAGAAATCCGACATTTCCCTGAACCCAATCTCCCAGATCCCCTCGATTTGAACATCATTGTAAAACCAGAATCATGGAGCGTCGATTGCACTGATTACCAAGACTCTCATCCTCCGGGTTGCGAGGTAATCCCATCAGCACGACAGCAGGGGGAACCCCGCAGTGACACCAGCGAGCGGAACAAAATCCACCGGTGTCAggtgtgtttaaaatgtttccccTCCATATCAAAACTCCAAAGGCACCTGATGACTCATACCGGACAGAGGCCCTTCGGCTGCGACATGTGTAGCAAGAGATTCCGGCAGAAAACGCACTTGAGGGTCCATTGTCGCACACACCTGTGGTCTAGATATCACAAGCAACGCTCGTTGTATATTAACCGGCCACCTTCTCGCATAGGTGGCTTAAGCAGGTCCGCAGCAGACGTCCCGGTCCTGGAAATGTTGCTACAAGAGCAATTTGAGACACACAGTGGCCGCGATGTAGTCTCACCGAAACGCCCACATTCAACTCTGTCCATGGGGATTCTCCGCAGTGACAACGTGGAATCGGATAATTTGTCGCCACGTATCTCAAAGAAGAGTGAGGTTGTGCGAAAGGCTTCCACGGTGAGTGTGAAAAGGACACAGGTGGCTGGTCCGATGCAAAATCCGAGCAACGTGCAACACAACTGCTTCCAGTGTTCAAAGTGTTTTCCAAGCGCCTCGAAGTTAGAAAGGCATGAGATGGTCCACACGGGCTTGAAGCCGTTTCACTGTGTTTTCTGTGGGAAAGCATTCAGGCAAGCTGCGCACCTCAAAACCCACCAGATAAGCCACTGTGAGAGGAAACCATCGAGGCCGGTCCATCAGCAGGAGAACATTAGAAAACTGAAAGGAAATCGTCAACGGCAGCCACGGATCAGTGTTCGGATCCCTCGACAGAATTTACCTGTGAACAAAGATGGTCCACTCTACAATTGTGATGGTACAGACGGTGCTGAAGGGAGAGCATCGCTGTGCGCCAGGCGTGCGATGTCTATCACTAAAGGGAGCAGTCTCCTGAAGACAAACTCTAAAAGTAACATACCTTGTAAGAAAAGGAAGGTTCACTCATGCCGAATATGCTCCAGGAGCTTTGCGTTCCCTTACAAGCTGTCGAGGCACATGGCCACTCACTCCGGGACGCGGCCGTACAAGTGCACGTTGTGCAGCAACACCTACACACAGCTTGGACAACTGAAGGTTCATGAGCAAAGATGCGGACAGGGTAACAGGGTCTCCCATTGCGTTGAAGGAGACGTGGGGAATACCAACCATCTCCAGGATGAAGGCCTCGATGACCTTACTGATTGTACAGATTTGAATGCAAATGCAACAAGTGATGGTCACTCATTTGCTGAAATAGGTTCAACGTATTTctcagaggaaacacacactgagTGGTTGGCAGTAACAGAAGGCTTACAAGAGGAGAATAATGAATTGGAGAAGAAGATGAGAGGTGATTGTGGTCAGACTACATACAGCTATGATCAGGATAAAGACCATTACAGTTATTCATTTCCCTCCGAACTTTCTCTTGAGATAGATAAGCTTGTCCAAAATCACAACAGGGCAGCTCCACCTTTCTCACAGTATAAGAGCAATGCTCACAGCGTCAAAGTAACATGTCCGCCTAAAGGGGTTATGGCTGTTTCAGATGGCAACAAGCTGCTGAAGGTTGAACCTGTCACTTCTCTGGTTGAGAATCAAATGCAGCCGGAGAATTCTTGGTGTGAACCTCTGAACGGGTTTGAATATGACACGCGCTCTGCAAGTCATGAGAGTGAAGACGATCTTGAGCAGTATTTTTGTTTAACTAACGTTCAACGCAAAGCAAAAGAGTCGGTTAGGGAGAATCGGTGTAACATTTGCCTCAAACATTTTGTGTCTCCCTCTAAACTTAAAAGGCATTTTCTTATCCACACGGGTTTAAGGCCGTTTCGGTGTGACatttgtggcaaaacattcacacagtcaGCACATGTCAGAACACACCGACTGACTCATTGA
- the LOC119227363 gene encoding zinc finger protein 770-like isoform X2 — protein MHPCPVCLKSFPSPYKLRRHYVIHTGQKPFICATCGKCFTQSDHLKTHLQNVHHPRLPTDCLQEDIVPHNQQANDNNPAARINISSICNNNVMPSTVPSSVAFQPECKGDNVASKTGNPPQKMIVNDTVVTWSCISNVMDPITPEQVESADENTSVYHAQNGYTGTVCSKSYISSPHLWIQSPTHQPKELEWSEKSGPTFSKRANSKEHLQEKELSHSGGQKPYSCTVCRKAFRQKVHLKSHLSSENRCSLSVGAERKKQRFFSSRQTSGLLLQPPLEQHPSGHRTHADSSVELELQCKISVNAVQDAVETEVKSEAAAKPEQSVHDSSQSRGTFERSDDPEQQDLTQKSLKPFQCMICNRSLCLEGDSRCHHKINRDQEELGSATIVQNSNNVEIRHFPEPNLPDPLDLNIIVKPESWSVDCTDYQDSHPPGCEVIPSARQQGEPRSDTSERNKIHRCQVCLKCFPSISKLQRHLMTHTGQRPFGCDMCSKRFRQKTHLRVHCRTHLWSRYHKQRSLYINRPPSRIGGLSRSAADVPVLEMLLQEQFETHSGRDVVSPKRPHSTLSMGILRSDNVESDNLSPRISKKSEVVRKASTVSVKRTQVAGPMQNPSNVQHNCFQCSKCFPSASKLERHEMVHTGLKPFHCVFCGKAFRQAAHLKTHQISHCERKPSRPVHQQENIRKLKGNRQRQPRISVRIPRQNLPVNKDGPLYNCDGTDGAEGRASLCARRAMSITKGSSLLKTNSKSNIPCKKRKVHSCRICSRSFAFPYKLSRHMATHSGTRPYKCTLCSNTYTQLGQLKVHEQRCGQGNRVSHCVEGDVGNTNHLQDEGLDDLTDCTDLNANATSDGHSFAEIGSTYFSEETHTEWLAVTEGLQEENNELEKKMRGDCGQTTYSYDQDKDHYSYSFPSELSLEIDKLVQNHNRAAPPFSQYKSNAHSVKVTCPPKGVMAVSDGNKLLKVEPVTSLVENQMQPENSWCEPLNGFEYDTRSASHESEDDLEQYFCLTNVQRKAKESVRENRCNICLKHFVSPSKLKRHFLIHTGLRPFRCDICGKTFTQSAHVRTHRLTH, from the exons ATGCATCCGTGTCCTGTTTGTCTAAAATCGTTCCCATCACCATATAAACTTAGGAGGCATTATGTCATCCACACTGGCCAGAAACCCTTCATCTGTGCAACCTGTGGAAAATGTTTCACACAGTCTGATCATTTAAAAACCCACCTGCAGAACGTCCACCACCCGAGGCTTCCAACAGACTGTCTACAGGAGGACATTGTACCTCATAACCAACAAGCAAATGATAATAACCCAGCTGCAAGGATTAACATATCCAGCATTTGTAATAACAATGTAATGCCTTCAACTGTGCCATCTTCTGTGGCCTTCCAGCCAGAGTGCAAAGGGGACAATGTGGCTTCCAAAACTGGAAATCCACCCCAAAAAATGATTGTAAATGATACCGTGGTGACTTGGAGCTGCATCTCAAATGTCATGGATCCAATAACTCCGGAGCAAGTTGAGTCTGCAGATGAAAACACATCCGTGTACCACGCCCAAAACGGATACACCGGCACGGTGTGCTCCAAGTCATATATTTCATCTCCTCACCTTTGGATTCAATCACCGACCCATCAACCAAAGGAATTAGAGTGGAGCGAAAAGTCAGGCCCGACTTTTTCTAAACGAGCCAATTCCAAAGAGCACCTGCAAGAAAAAGAATTGAGCCACAGCGGAG GGCAGAAACCCTACTCATGCACGGTCTGCCGGAAAGCCTTCAGGCAGAAGGTACACTTAAAATCTCATCTTAGTTCGGAAAATAGATGTTCACTTTCTGTCGGTGCTGAAAGGAAGAAGCAACGTTTTTTTAGTAGCAGACAAACCTCAGGTCTGCTGCTTCAGCCGCCACTTGAGCAACATCCCTCCGGACATCGCACTCATGCGGATTCCTCCGTGGAGCTGGAACTACAGTGTAAAATAAGTGTAAATGCTGTGCAGGACGCGGTCGAGACTGAAGTCAAGTCCGAAGCAGCCGCAAAGCCAGAGCAATCAGTCCATGACAGCAGTCAGAGTCGGGGTACGTTCGAAAGGTCAGATGACCCAGAGCAGCAGGACCTAACGCAGAAATCCTTGAAACCATTTCAGTGCATGATCTGCAACAGGTCCTTGTGCTTAGAAGGTGACTCAAGATGTCATCATAAAATAAATCGGGACCAAGAAGAATTGGGATCTGCCACCATAgtgcaaaacagcaacaacGTAGAAATCCGACATTTCCCTGAACCCAATCTCCCAGATCCCCTCGATTTGAACATCATTGTAAAACCAGAATCATGGAGCGTCGATTGCACTGATTACCAAGACTCTCATCCTCCGGGTTGCGAGGTAATCCCATCAGCACGACAGCAGGGGGAACCCCGCAGTGACACCAGCGAGCGGAACAAAATCCACCGGTGTCAggtgtgtttaaaatgtttccccTCCATATCAAAACTCCAAAGGCACCTGATGACTCATACCGGACAGAGGCCCTTCGGCTGCGACATGTGTAGCAAGAGATTCCGGCAGAAAACGCACTTGAGGGTCCATTGTCGCACACACCTGTGGTCTAGATATCACAAGCAACGCTCGTTGTATATTAACCGGCCACCTTCTCGCATAGGTGGCTTAAGCAGGTCCGCAGCAGACGTCCCGGTCCTGGAAATGTTGCTACAAGAGCAATTTGAGACACACAGTGGCCGCGATGTAGTCTCACCGAAACGCCCACATTCAACTCTGTCCATGGGGATTCTCCGCAGTGACAACGTGGAATCGGATAATTTGTCGCCACGTATCTCAAAGAAGAGTGAGGTTGTGCGAAAGGCTTCCACGGTGAGTGTGAAAAGGACACAGGTGGCTGGTCCGATGCAAAATCCGAGCAACGTGCAACACAACTGCTTCCAGTGTTCAAAGTGTTTTCCAAGCGCCTCGAAGTTAGAAAGGCATGAGATGGTCCACACGGGCTTGAAGCCGTTTCACTGTGTTTTCTGTGGGAAAGCATTCAGGCAAGCTGCGCACCTCAAAACCCACCAGATAAGCCACTGTGAGAGGAAACCATCGAGGCCGGTCCATCAGCAGGAGAACATTAGAAAACTGAAAGGAAATCGTCAACGGCAGCCACGGATCAGTGTTCGGATCCCTCGACAGAATTTACCTGTGAACAAAGATGGTCCACTCTACAATTGTGATGGTACAGACGGTGCTGAAGGGAGAGCATCGCTGTGCGCCAGGCGTGCGATGTCTATCACTAAAGGGAGCAGTCTCCTGAAGACAAACTCTAAAAGTAACATACCTTGTAAGAAAAGGAAGGTTCACTCATGCCGAATATGCTCCAGGAGCTTTGCGTTCCCTTACAAGCTGTCGAGGCACATGGCCACTCACTCCGGGACGCGGCCGTACAAGTGCACGTTGTGCAGCAACACCTACACACAGCTTGGACAACTGAAGGTTCATGAGCAAAGATGCGGACAGGGTAACAGGGTCTCCCATTGCGTTGAAGGAGACGTGGGGAATACCAACCATCTCCAGGATGAAGGCCTCGATGACCTTACTGATTGTACAGATTTGAATGCAAATGCAACAAGTGATGGTCACTCATTTGCTGAAATAGGTTCAACGTATTTctcagaggaaacacacactgagTGGTTGGCAGTAACAGAAGGCTTACAAGAGGAGAATAATGAATTGGAGAAGAAGATGAGAGGTGATTGTGGTCAGACTACATACAGCTATGATCAGGATAAAGACCATTACAGTTATTCATTTCCCTCCGAACTTTCTCTTGAGATAGATAAGCTTGTCCAAAATCACAACAGGGCAGCTCCACCTTTCTCACAGTATAAGAGCAATGCTCACAGCGTCAAAGTAACATGTCCGCCTAAAGGGGTTATGGCTGTTTCAGATGGCAACAAGCTGCTGAAGGTTGAACCTGTCACTTCTCTGGTTGAGAATCAAATGCAGCCGGAGAATTCTTGGTGTGAACCTCTGAACGGGTTTGAATATGACACGCGCTCTGCAAGTCATGAGAGTGAAGACGATCTTGAGCAGTATTTTTGTTTAACTAACGTTCAACGCAAAGCAAAAGAGTCGGTTAGGGAGAATCGGTGTAACATTTGCCTCAAACATTTTGTGTCTCCCTCTAAACTTAAAAGGCATTTTCTTATCCACACGGGTTTAAGGCCGTTTCGGTGTGACatttgtggcaaaacattcacacagtcaGCACATGTCAGAACACACCGACTGACTCATTGA